One window from the genome of Betaproteobacteria bacterium encodes:
- the lptF gene encoding LPS export ABC transporter permease LptF, whose amino-acid sequence MIFDRSLIREFSLVALAVVAVLIALILTRLLILLLGKAAGGEVLPEAVIGLIAFGILTYLPILLSIAAFVAVLLTLTRSFRDAEMTVWFTSGLSIAAWVKPVLRFALPIALVCAALSLVIAPWSESQSREYRRLLESRDEVSAVTPGVFRESRQSDRVFFVDKLSERDDVVNNVFVQSTEHNRLGVIVAQKGFVETAENGDRFIVLENGRRYEGTPGLLDYRMADFARYLIRIEPKEAKKEVPPSKAMDTMELLADPTPHNIAELHWRIAMPISVLLMALIALPLSFVNPRTGRSWNLVLAVLVYTLYNNLLSIFQAWTSQGKVPLWLGLWPVHLTVAAVIAFLLSRQMYSRRWFAFGR is encoded by the coding sequence ATGATCTTCGATCGCAGCCTCATTCGCGAGTTCAGTCTCGTGGCGCTCGCCGTGGTGGCCGTCCTGATCGCGCTCATCCTCACGCGGCTCCTCATCCTGCTGCTGGGCAAGGCGGCCGGTGGCGAGGTGCTGCCCGAGGCTGTCATCGGCCTCATCGCTTTCGGGATCCTGACCTACCTGCCGATCCTGCTGTCGATCGCGGCGTTCGTGGCGGTGCTGCTCACGCTCACGCGCAGCTTCCGGGACGCGGAGATGACGGTGTGGTTCACCTCGGGGCTGTCGATTGCCGCGTGGGTGAAGCCGGTGCTGAGGTTCGCGCTCCCGATCGCGCTCGTCTGCGCCGCGCTTTCGCTCGTGATCGCTCCGTGGTCGGAGTCACAGAGCCGCGAGTACCGGCGCCTGCTGGAGAGCCGCGACGAGGTCTCCGCGGTGACGCCGGGCGTGTTTCGCGAGTCGCGGCAATCCGATCGCGTGTTCTTCGTGGACAAGCTCTCGGAGCGAGACGACGTGGTGAACAACGTCTTCGTGCAGTCCACGGAGCACAACCGGCTGGGCGTGATCGTCGCGCAGAAGGGCTTTGTCGAGACCGCGGAGAACGGCGACCGCTTCATCGTCCTGGAGAACGGGCGCCGCTATGAGGGGACGCCGGGCCTGCTCGATTACCGGATGGCGGACTTTGCGCGCTACCTGATCCGGATCGAGCCGAAGGAGGCCAAGAAGGAGGTGCCCCCCTCCAAGGCCATGGACACGATGGAGCTGCTCGCGGATCCGACCCCGCACAACATCGCGGAGCTGCACTGGCGGATCGCGATGCCCATTTCAGTGCTTCTCATGGCGCTCATCGCCCTGCCGCTTTCGTTCGTGAACCCGCGCACGGGGCGCTCGTGGAACCTGGTGCTCGCCGTGCTCGTCTATACGCTCTACAACAACCTGCTCTCGATATTCCAGGCCTGGACGTCGCAAGGCAAGGTTCCGCTCTGGCTCGGCCTGTGGCCGGTGCACCTCACGGTGGCGGCCGTCATCGCTTTCCTGCTGTCGAGGCAGATGTACTCCAGGCGTTGGTTCGCGTTCGGGCGGTAG
- a CDS encoding DDE-type integrase/transposase/recombinase, which produces MATRQAFGAFAHSDQGSQYTSEDFQRLLSAEGITCSMSKRGDCWDNSAVESFFASPQKGTCLSQDVRHARSRARRHLRLHRSVLQFPAPTFDAWAGQPDGVRTYSCGLSVVSGEAGEFHK; this is translated from the coding sequence GTGGCGACGCGGCAAGCCTTCGGAGCTTTTGCCCATTCCGACCAGGGCAGCCAATACACCAGCGAGGACTTCCAGCGCCTGCTGTCGGCCGAGGGCATCACCTGCAGCATGAGCAAGCGCGGCGACTGTTGGGACAACTCCGCGGTCGAGAGCTTCTTCGCCTCGCCTCAAAAAGGAACGTGTCTATCGCAGGACGTACGCCACGCGCGAAGTCGCGCGCGCCGACATCTTCGACTACATCGAAGTGTTCTACAATTCCCGGCGCCGACATTCGACGCTTGGGCAGGTCAGCCCGATGGAGTTCGAACGTACTCATGCGGGCTTAGCGTAGTGTCCGGAGAAGCGGGGGAATTCCACAAATGA
- a CDS encoding DDE-type integrase/transposase/recombinase → MSAQPKPRRMPTDIGLRPEHSIAPNVLERDFAAAAPNRKWAADFTYIWTGEGWLFLAVVVDLFSRRVVGWSMQPTMTAQLVLDALIMALWRRGKPSELLPIPTRAANTPARTSSACCRPRASPAA, encoded by the coding sequence ATGAGCGCGCAGCCCAAGCCGCGGCGCATGCCTACCGACATTGGATTGCGTCCGGAACACAGCATCGCACCGAACGTGTTGGAGCGAGACTTCGCCGCTGCTGCTCCGAACCGGAAGTGGGCAGCCGATTTCACCTACATCTGGACGGGCGAGGGCTGGTTGTTCCTTGCCGTTGTGGTGGATCTGTTCAGCCGGCGCGTGGTCGGCTGGTCTATGCAACCCACCATGACCGCGCAACTGGTGCTGGACGCGTTGATAATGGCGCTGTGGCGACGCGGCAAGCCTTCGGAGCTTTTGCCCATTCCGACCAGGGCAGCCAATACACCAGCGAGGACTTCCAGCGCCTGCTGTCGGCCGAGGGCATCACCTGCAGCATGA
- a CDS encoding transposase, with protein sequence MMPNWQLEVFDGNEAKTEVYGRVQAQGVKLTQQPGRSVSAVARELGVERSVLKGWVDNFAAGRYEKDRALPLKAAQQLENEQLRRVGESSNGARHSKKALGYFAKEPT encoded by the coding sequence ATGATGCCAAACTGGCAATTGGAGGTGTTCGATGGCAACGAAGCAAAGACGGAAGTTTACGGCCGAGTTCAAGCGCAGGGAGTGAAACTCACACAGCAACCTGGACGATCGGTGTCGGCGGTTGCGCGTGAGCTTGGCGTGGAGCGTTCGGTCCTGAAGGGGTGGGTGGACAACTTCGCGGCAGGTCGATACGAGAAGGACCGGGCATTGCCGTTGAAGGCTGCGCAGCAGCTGGAGAACGAGCAGCTTAGGCGAGTTGGCGAAAGTTCGAATGGAGCGCGACATTCTAAAAAAGCGCTGGGCTACTTCGCGAAGGAACCAACGTGA
- a CDS encoding glucosidase has protein sequence MTAEEDRLDAARAGTEPWRRWGPYVSERQWGTVREDYSASGDAWEGLTHDQARSRAYRWGEDGIAGISDEGQHLCFALALWNGADPILKERMFGLNGNEGNHGEDVKEYYFYLDNVPSHAYMKFLYKYPQRAYPYAALVAESRRRDRMRPEYELLDTGIFDDDRYFDVFVEYAKAAPEDILIRISAINRGPAAAALQVLPTLWFRNDWSWHPGRPKPRIEIDRSGGDAVVLKATHHDLAPHWLVCELPEDVLFTENETNSERLSGAPNASPFVKDAFNDFVVNGRHEAVNPARIGTKAAPRYERVVGAGQTVTIRLRLGNAGGSKAPLGDEFDAMFARRKDEADAFYRRVTPFELPEDMRNVQRQAFAGMLWSKQYYHFLVHRWLEGDPVGPPPSEARKRGRDHAWGHLAAGDVLSMPDKWEYPWFAAWDMAFHAVTFAMIDPDFAKSQLLLLTREWYMHPNGQIPAYEWAFGDVNPPVHAWAAIRVYQIEQKMYGRSDRAFLERIFQKLLINFTWWVNRKDAQGNNIFEGGFLGLDNIGAFDRSAGLPGVGELEQADGTSWMAMYCLNMLSIALELARGDPVYEDIATKFFEHFIYIGAAMNQVGGREGGLWHEEEGYYFDVLNFPDERCLPVKAFTIGGTIPVAAIAIGEWDILHAFRGFSERSRWFARYRPELLQGLADFNHRGIRDRVRLALVDSHKLGRILEHVLREDGMLSAHGVRSVSKQHAANPFVLRLDAHQFVLDYEPAESTIAQFGGNSNWRGPVWFPLNFLLIESLQKHHYFLGDDFHVELPSGSGRKATLWEVTADLSYRLIRIFLRDENGRRPVYGNCEKFQNDPHWRDLILFHEYFHGDTGAGLGASHQTGWTGVVAKLIQQYGEYALQGKPPSLQDADIGTTRQ, from the coding sequence ATGACCGCAGAAGAAGACCGGCTGGACGCTGCCCGGGCCGGAACCGAGCCGTGGCGTCGCTGGGGCCCGTACGTCAGTGAGCGGCAATGGGGCACGGTGCGCGAGGACTACAGCGCCAGCGGCGACGCCTGGGAAGGCCTGACGCACGACCAGGCGCGCTCGCGTGCCTACCGCTGGGGCGAGGACGGCATCGCCGGCATATCGGACGAGGGTCAGCATCTGTGCTTTGCGCTGGCGCTGTGGAACGGCGCCGACCCGATCCTGAAGGAGCGGATGTTCGGGCTCAACGGCAACGAGGGCAATCACGGCGAGGACGTCAAGGAGTACTACTTCTATCTCGACAATGTCCCCAGCCACGCGTACATGAAGTTCCTGTACAAGTATCCGCAGCGAGCCTACCCCTACGCGGCCCTGGTGGCGGAAAGCCGGCGGCGCGACCGGATGAGGCCCGAGTACGAACTGCTCGACACCGGGATCTTCGACGACGATCGCTACTTCGACGTGTTCGTCGAATACGCAAAGGCCGCGCCCGAAGACATCCTGATCAGGATCAGCGCCATCAACCGCGGCCCGGCGGCCGCGGCCCTGCAGGTGCTGCCGACGTTGTGGTTCAGGAACGACTGGTCGTGGCATCCGGGCCGGCCGAAGCCGCGCATCGAGATCGATCGATCCGGAGGCGACGCCGTGGTCCTCAAGGCGACGCACCACGATCTGGCGCCGCACTGGCTGGTGTGCGAGCTGCCTGAGGACGTCCTGTTCACCGAAAACGAAACCAATAGCGAGCGCCTGTCAGGCGCGCCCAACGCCTCGCCCTTCGTCAAGGACGCGTTCAACGACTTCGTTGTCAATGGCCGGCACGAAGCGGTCAATCCGGCGCGCATCGGCACCAAGGCTGCCCCGCGCTACGAGCGCGTCGTCGGCGCAGGCCAGACGGTGACGATCCGGCTGCGCCTGGGCAACGCGGGCGGCTCGAAGGCGCCGCTCGGCGACGAATTCGACGCCATGTTCGCGCGGCGCAAGGACGAGGCGGATGCGTTCTATCGGCGTGTCACGCCTTTCGAGCTGCCCGAAGACATGCGCAACGTCCAGCGCCAGGCCTTCGCCGGCATGCTCTGGAGCAAGCAGTACTACCATTTCCTGGTGCATCGCTGGCTCGAGGGCGATCCCGTCGGCCCGCCGCCGTCCGAGGCGCGCAAACGCGGCCGCGACCACGCGTGGGGGCATCTGGCCGCGGGCGACGTGCTGTCGATGCCGGACAAGTGGGAGTACCCGTGGTTCGCCGCCTGGGACATGGCGTTCCACGCCGTCACCTTTGCCATGATCGACCCGGATTTCGCCAAGAGCCAGCTGCTCCTGCTGACGCGTGAGTGGTACATGCACCCCAACGGCCAGATTCCCGCCTACGAATGGGCATTCGGCGACGTCAATCCACCGGTGCATGCGTGGGCGGCGATCCGCGTCTATCAGATCGAGCAGAAGATGTACGGACGCAGCGACCGCGCCTTCCTCGAGCGGATATTCCAGAAGCTGCTGATCAATTTCACCTGGTGGGTCAACCGCAAGGACGCCCAAGGCAACAATATCTTCGAGGGGGGATTCCTGGGCCTGGACAACATCGGCGCTTTCGACCGCAGCGCCGGACTGCCCGGCGTCGGCGAGCTCGAGCAGGCTGACGGCACCAGCTGGATGGCGATGTATTGCCTGAACATGCTCAGCATCGCGCTGGAGCTCGCCCGGGGGGATCCGGTGTACGAGGATATCGCAACCAAGTTCTTCGAGCATTTCATCTACATTGGCGCGGCCATGAACCAGGTCGGCGGCCGAGAAGGCGGCCTATGGCACGAGGAAGAAGGCTATTACTTCGACGTGCTCAATTTCCCGGACGAGCGCTGCCTGCCGGTCAAGGCGTTCACCATCGGCGGCACGATTCCGGTCGCCGCCATCGCGATCGGCGAGTGGGACATCCTGCACGCATTCCGCGGCTTCAGCGAGCGCTCGCGTTGGTTCGCCCGTTACCGGCCGGAACTGCTGCAAGGCCTCGCCGACTTCAATCACCGCGGCATCCGGGACCGGGTCCGCCTGGCGCTGGTCGATTCGCACAAGCTCGGCCGCATCCTCGAGCATGTACTGCGGGAAGACGGGATGCTGAGCGCCCACGGTGTGCGTTCCGTGTCGAAACAGCACGCGGCGAATCCGTTCGTCCTGCGCCTGGACGCTCATCAGTTCGTGCTGGACTATGAACCGGCCGAATCGACGATCGCGCAATTCGGCGGCAATTCGAACTGGCGCGGCCCGGTGTGGTTTCCCCTCAATTTCCTGCTCATCGAGTCGCTGCAGAAGCACCACTATTTCCTCGGCGACGACTTCCATGTCGAACTGCCCAGCGGGTCCGGTCGCAAGGCGACGCTGTGGGAAGTGACGGCCGACCTGTCCTACCGGCTCATCCGGATCTTCCTCCGGGACGAGAACGGCCGCCGTCCGGTGTATGGCAACTGCGAGAAATTCCAGAACGACCCGCATTGGCGCGACCTGATCCTGTTCCACGAATACTTTCACGGCGACACGGGTGCGGGCCTGGGCGCGAGCCATCAGACCGGCTGGACCGGCGTGGTGGCGAAGCTGATCCAGCAATATGGCGAGTACGCGCTGCAGGGGAAGCCACCCAGCCTGCAGGACGCCGACATCGGCACCACCCGGCAATGA
- a CDS encoding ROK family protein: MNVLAVDVGGTHVKILATGQAVSREFASGPKLTARQMVAGVKKLAGNWKYDAVAIGYPGPVLRNRPVAEPHNLGTGWVAFDYEAAFGCPTKVVNDAAMQALGSYQGGRMLFLGLGTGLGTAMIVEGVVEPMELGHLPYRKGTYEDYVGLRGLERLGEKKWRRHVVAVVERLRAALEPDDVVIGGGNSKKLAEPPLGCRLGDNANAFLGGFRLWQKAAGGRRSLHRRTRPGQPPVKGAWK, translated from the coding sequence ATGAACGTATTGGCAGTCGATGTGGGCGGCACCCATGTGAAGATACTGGCCACCGGGCAGGCCGTATCGCGGGAGTTTGCCTCCGGGCCGAAGCTGACGGCCAGGCAGATGGTTGCCGGCGTGAAGAAGCTGGCAGGGAACTGGAAATACGACGCGGTCGCGATCGGGTATCCGGGACCGGTGCTGCGCAACCGACCGGTGGCCGAACCGCACAACCTCGGGACAGGATGGGTCGCATTCGACTACGAAGCGGCATTCGGCTGTCCGACCAAGGTCGTCAACGATGCCGCGATGCAGGCCCTGGGCAGCTACCAGGGAGGCAGGATGCTGTTCCTGGGCCTGGGCACGGGTCTCGGAACGGCGATGATCGTGGAAGGCGTGGTCGAGCCCATGGAACTGGGCCATTTGCCCTACCGGAAGGGCACCTATGAGGATTATGTGGGGCTGCGCGGGCTGGAGCGCCTGGGTGAGAAGAAGTGGCGGCGGCATGTCGTCGCCGTCGTCGAGCGTCTGCGCGCCGCCCTCGAGCCCGACGACGTGGTCATTGGCGGCGGCAATTCGAAGAAGCTCGCCGAGCCGCCCCTCGGCTGCCGGCTCGGCGACAATGCCAACGCATTCCTGGGCGGATTCCGGCTCTGGCAGAAGGCAGCGGGAGGCAGGCGCAGCCTGCACCGGCGTACGCGCCCCGGTCAGCCCCCCGTGAAAGGCGCATGGAAATGA